Proteins from a genomic interval of Trifolium pratense cultivar HEN17-A07 linkage group LG6, ARS_RC_1.1, whole genome shotgun sequence:
- the LOC123888281 gene encoding receptor-like protein kinase ANXUR2 isoform X1, which translates to MSNPLFPRRKSCFMMQCRLGSYVNLNLNLDIKQNSHVGNMLAKYSKHKSSSKKQYPTVIEELCHQFSLEDLKNSTNNFDEDRIIGQTSFSIAYKGYLKHNGETDYPIALKRMRNIFDEWKFKKEIELHCQLHHPNLTSLIGFCDQKDEKIIVYEYMLNGSLYDHLRLRDMDPLSWKKRLEICIGAAKGLHYLHTGAKRTIFHCDIKPQTILLDNSMVPKLSHLGFSLQGKLSKLNPKPIKVDTLIGTFGYMAPECVLTNTFTDKCDVYSFGIVLFEVACTSYKNTIFDKMVMLEDIYWFTNQSFNPTIFLERFPADEIIDPILMRLIAPKCLVVFMDIMKRCLNIEPNERPTMGEVEVELEHALALQQEADDGKSNGDFKFFPTTIST; encoded by the exons ATGTCCAACCCCCTCTTCCCCAGAAGGAAATCATGTTTCATGATGCAATGCAGGCTTGGTTCTTATGTAAATCTGAATCTAAACCTTGATATCAAACAAAATTCTCATGTGGGAAATATGCTTGCAAAATATTCGAAGCATAAAAGTTCATCTAAGAAACAATATCCAACAGTTATAGAAGAGCTATGCCATCAATTTTCTCTGGAAGATCTGAAGAATTCGACCAATAACTTTGATGAAGATCGAATAATTGGACAAACAAGTTTCAGCATAGCGTACAAAGGTTATCTCAAACATAATGGTGAAACTGATTACCCAATTGCATTGAAACGGATGAGAAATATATTTGACGAATGGAAATTCAAGAAGGAAATTGAACTTCACTGCCAGCTTCATCACCCGAATTTGACATCTTTAATAGGATTCTGTGACCAAAAAGATGAGAAAATTATCGTGTATGAATACATGTTAAATGGCTCTCTCTATGATCATTTGCGTTTAAGGGATATGGATCCACTCTCATGGAAGAAAAGGCTTGAAATATGCATTGGAGCTGCAAAAGGACTACACTACCTTCACACCGGAGCAAAGCGCACAATTTTTCACTGTGACATAAAGCCTCAAACCATTCTTTTAGATAATAGTATGGTACCAAAACTCTCACATCTTGGATTTTCCTTACAAGGGAAGCTTTCTAAATTGAACCCAAAACCAATTAAAGTCGACACCCTCATTG GTACATTTGGTTACATGGCACCAGAGTGTGTCTTAACCAACACTTTCACAGATAAATGTGACGTTTATTCCTTTGGTATAGTTTTATTTGAAGTAGCCTGCACAAGCTACAAGAATACCATCTTTGATAAGATGGTCATGTTAGAGGACATATATTGGTTTACAAATCAGTCATTTAATCCAACCATCTTTTTGGAGAGGTTCCCAGCTGATGAGATTATTGATCCGATTCTAATGAGATTGATTGCACCAAAATGTTTGGTAGTGTTCATGGATATCATGAAAAGATGCTTGAACATAGAACCAAATGAAAGACCAACAATGGGCGAGGTTGAGGTTGAACTTGAGCATGCTTTGGCACTGCAGCAGGAAGCAGATGATGGGAAAAGTAATggtgattttaagttttttccAACCACCATTTCTACCTAA
- the LOC123888281 gene encoding receptor-like protein kinase ANXUR2 isoform X2 translates to MLAKYSKHKSSSKKQYPTVIEELCHQFSLEDLKNSTNNFDEDRIIGQTSFSIAYKGYLKHNGETDYPIALKRMRNIFDEWKFKKEIELHCQLHHPNLTSLIGFCDQKDEKIIVYEYMLNGSLYDHLRLRDMDPLSWKKRLEICIGAAKGLHYLHTGAKRTIFHCDIKPQTILLDNSMVPKLSHLGFSLQGKLSKLNPKPIKVDTLIGTFGYMAPECVLTNTFTDKCDVYSFGIVLFEVACTSYKNTIFDKMVMLEDIYWFTNQSFNPTIFLERFPADEIIDPILMRLIAPKCLVVFMDIMKRCLNIEPNERPTMGEVEVELEHALALQQEADDGKSNGDFKFFPTTIST, encoded by the exons ATGCTTGCAAAATATTCGAAGCATAAAAGTTCATCTAAGAAACAATATCCAACAGTTATAGAAGAGCTATGCCATCAATTTTCTCTGGAAGATCTGAAGAATTCGACCAATAACTTTGATGAAGATCGAATAATTGGACAAACAAGTTTCAGCATAGCGTACAAAGGTTATCTCAAACATAATGGTGAAACTGATTACCCAATTGCATTGAAACGGATGAGAAATATATTTGACGAATGGAAATTCAAGAAGGAAATTGAACTTCACTGCCAGCTTCATCACCCGAATTTGACATCTTTAATAGGATTCTGTGACCAAAAAGATGAGAAAATTATCGTGTATGAATACATGTTAAATGGCTCTCTCTATGATCATTTGCGTTTAAGGGATATGGATCCACTCTCATGGAAGAAAAGGCTTGAAATATGCATTGGAGCTGCAAAAGGACTACACTACCTTCACACCGGAGCAAAGCGCACAATTTTTCACTGTGACATAAAGCCTCAAACCATTCTTTTAGATAATAGTATGGTACCAAAACTCTCACATCTTGGATTTTCCTTACAAGGGAAGCTTTCTAAATTGAACCCAAAACCAATTAAAGTCGACACCCTCATTG GTACATTTGGTTACATGGCACCAGAGTGTGTCTTAACCAACACTTTCACAGATAAATGTGACGTTTATTCCTTTGGTATAGTTTTATTTGAAGTAGCCTGCACAAGCTACAAGAATACCATCTTTGATAAGATGGTCATGTTAGAGGACATATATTGGTTTACAAATCAGTCATTTAATCCAACCATCTTTTTGGAGAGGTTCCCAGCTGATGAGATTATTGATCCGATTCTAATGAGATTGATTGCACCAAAATGTTTGGTAGTGTTCATGGATATCATGAAAAGATGCTTGAACATAGAACCAAATGAAAGACCAACAATGGGCGAGGTTGAGGTTGAACTTGAGCATGCTTTGGCACTGCAGCAGGAAGCAGATGATGGGAAAAGTAATggtgattttaagttttttccAACCACCATTTCTACCTAA
- the LOC123888280 gene encoding putative disease resistance protein At1g50180: MIMVDSIVSFTIERLGDLLIEEANLLSGVSDQIQKLQNELKRMQCFLRDAERKQDEGGETIKNWISEIKNLAYEAEDVIEIYAIKISLSSAMTPFYKLRHVHKVGNKILSINFQIADLTRSLQTYGLTATTRDNEESHFVFETRRQLRWSYSHVVEEFIVGLDGDIKKVVEWLLNQDQRCPMVYICGMGGLGKTTLAENVYHYSSIRRHFECFAWAYISQKCIRREVWEGILLQLTTSPSKEERDEIRNMRDEELAKKLYKVQQEKMCLIILDDIWSNDAWDILSPAFPTKNTKSKIIFTSRNKAISSHVDPKGLLHEPGFLNAEDSWALFQKKAFPTKDDPGFTICNEFERLGRDMVAKCAGLPLAIIVLGGLLATKDTVNEWEMIHKHITSYLIRGEVLERQSRINEVLDLSYHDLPYQLKPCFLYLSQFPEDFEIPKNKLIQLWMAEGFISSQYEIERDETMEDVAERYLGRLISRCMVQVGQIGSTGKIKTCRLHDVMRDMGLSKAKEEHFLCVSGRSQQNSNSINDVSSSSNVLLDTRKIGGVRRLAFFLDQHVDKLIPPNDKVNQHLRSLVYIHDKKCRVESWKLLKAVFESFKLLRVLDLEGVKGSKGQLLPKEVGNLFWLKFLSLKRTYLQIIPSSLGKLENLQSLNLQTINKVSWDSTVEIPNIIWKLKRLRHLYLPNWCGNVSGILQLENLINLQTLVNFPASKCDVQDLLKLKKLRKLVLNDPRYFQKFAESFSFCNKKLECLESLSLKTDLLSFPDQVVDVEKLVLGCPSLHKLHVEGRMERLPEAQLFSPQLSKLTLWGCKLVEDPMVTLESLPNLKYLSCWEMFVGKKMVCSSNGFPKLEVLVIRGFSNLEEWVVENQAMSYLYRLSISDCNKLKTVPDGLKFVAGLRELEFRWMPKSFKNRLGIAGEDYHKVQHVPSIVFFH; this comes from the exons aCTCAATTGTGTCCTTTACAATTGAAAGGCTTGGTGACCTACTGATTGAAGAGGCCAACTTGTTAAGTGGGGTAAGTGACCAAattcaaaaattgcaaaatgAGTTAAAGAGGATGCAATGCTTCTTAAGGGACGCTGAAAGAAAGCAGGATGAAGGTGGTGAGACTATAAAGAATTGGATATCAGAGATAAAAAATTTAGCTTATGAAGCTGAGGATGTGATTGAAATTTATGCCATCAAAATTTCATTATCAAGTGCAATGACTCCTTTCTATAAACTAAGACATGTTCACAAAGTCGGGAACAAGATTTTATCTATTAACTTTCAAATAGCTGACCTTACAAGAAGCTTACAAACTTATGGTTTGACTGCAACAACAAGAGACAATGAAGAATCACACTTTGTGTTTGAGACACGGAGACAATTGAGATGGTCGTATTCTCATGTAGTTGAAGAGTTCATTGTAGGGTTGGATGGGGACATAAAGAAAGTAGTTGAGTGGCTACTAAATCAAGATCAACGTTGTCCAATGGTTTACATTTGTGGAATGGGAGGTCTAGGTAAAACAACACTTGCTGAAAATGTTTATCATTATAGTTCCATTAGGCGCCACTTTGAGTGTTTTGCTTGGGCTTATATATCTCAAAAATGCATTAGAAGAGAGGTTTGGGAGGGAATTTTACTTCAGCTTACTACTTCCCCTTCCAAAGAAGAGAGAGATGAGATTAGGAACATGAGAGACGAAGAATTGGCTAAAAAGTTGTACAAAGTTCAACAGGAGAAAATGTGTTTGATCATCTTGGATGACATATGGAGCAATGACGCTTGGGATATTTTAAGTCCAGCTTTCCCCACAAAAAATACAAAGAGTAAGATAATTTTTACATCACGCAATAAAGCCATCTCATCACATGTAGATCCCAAAGGCTTGCTTCATGAACCAGGGTTCTTAAATGCAGAAGATAGTTGGGCATTGTTTCAAAAGAAAGCCTTTCCAACAAAAGATGATCCAG GATTCACAATTTGCAATGAGTTTGAAAGATTAGGCAGGGATATGGTTGCAAAATGTGCTGGTCTCCCTTTGGCAATCATTGTACTTGGAGGTCTTTTAGCTACAAAGGATACCGTCAATGAATGGGAAATGATACATAAACATATAACCTCATACCTAATAAGAGGAGAGGTACTTGAAAGGCAATCAAGAATAAATGAGGTTTTAGACTTAAGTTACCATGACTTGCCTTATCAATTGAAACCATGTTTTCTATATTTAAGTCAATTTCCGGAAGACTTTGAGATaccaaaaaataagttaattcagtTGTGGATGGCAGAAGGTTTTATTTCATCTCAATATGAGATTGAAAGGGATGAAACAATGGAAGATGTCGCTGAGCGTTACCTCGGTAGATTAATTAGCCGTTGCATGGTTCAAGTTGGTCAGATCGGGTCTACAGGAAAGATTAAAACTTGTCGACTCCATGATGTAATGCGAGATATGGGTTTGTCAAAGGCTAAAGAGGAACATTTTCTCTGCGTTAGTGGTAGATCACAACAAAATAGTAATAGCATCAATGATGTATCATCATCATCTAATGTATTATTAGACACAAGAAAAATCGGTGGAGTTCGTAGGCTTGCCTTTTTCTTAGATCAGCATGTTGATAAATTGATCCCACCTAACGACAAAGTGAATCAACACCTCAGATCTCTTGTATATATCCATGATAAGAAATGCAGAGTTGAAAGTTGGAAGCTACTTAAAGCTGTTTTTGAGAGCTTCAAATTACTTAGAGTTCTCGATCTTGAAGGAGTTAAGGGATCAAAGGGACAATTATTGCCTAAAGAAGTGGGAAACTTGTTTTGGTTGAAGTTTTTGAGTTTGAAAAGAACCTATTTACAAATTATTCCATCTTCATTAGGTAAATTGGAAAATCTGCAGAGCCTAAACTTACAAACTATCAATAAAGTAAGTTGGGATTCAACCGTAGAAATTCCAAATATAATATGGAAATTGAAACGGTTAAGACATTTATATCTTCCTAATTGGTGTGGAAATGTTTCTGGCATCCTGCAACTTGAAAATCTGATCAATCTACAGACACTAGTAAACTTTCCAGCTAGTAAATGTGACGTACAAGATTTGTTAAAATTGAAAAAGCTCAGAAAATTGGTACTGAATGATCCAAGATATTTTCAAAAGTTCGCCGAAAGTTTCAgtttttgtaataaaaagtTGGAATGTTTGGAATCATTGTCCTTAAAAACTGACTTGCTTTCATTCCCCGATCAAGTGGTAGATGTTGAAAAATTGGTGCTAGGTTGTCCTTCACTTCACAAATTGCATGTAGAGGGGAGAATGGAAAGGCTTCCGGAAGCTCAACTATTTTCTCCACAACTTTCAAAGTTAACTTTGTGGGGTTGTAAGCTTGTGGAGGATCCAATGGTAACACTAGAGAGTCTTCCTAATTTAAAGTACCTAAGTTGTTGGGAAATGTTTGTTGGAAAGAAAATGGTATGTTCATCAAATGGTTTTCCTAAACTGGAAGTTCTAGTAATCCGCGGCTTTTCTAATTTAGAGGAATGGGTGGTAGAGAATCAAGCTATGTCTTATCTTTATCGATTGAGTATATCTGATTGCAACAAGTTAAAAACTGTTCCTGATGGACTAAAATTTGTTGCTGGTCTAAGGGAGTTAGAGTTCAGATGGATGCCTAAATCATTCAAGAACAGGCTTGGAATTGCTGGAGAGGATTACCACAAAGTTCAACATGTCCCATCCATTGTATTTTTCCACTAG